A region of Streptomyces sp. WMMC500 DNA encodes the following proteins:
- a CDS encoding acyltransferase family protein translates to MHGQQAPALDAQDPTERRPRPDAPRAAGPARGFRPDVEGLRAVAVGVVLLYHAGVPLVSGGYVGVDVFFVISGFLITGLLVRELERSGRISLTGFYARRARRLLPSTAVVLAAVALLAWLLMSPVERKTVAKDLAAAALYVVNWQQASLAVDYSALGADASPVQHFWSLAVEEQFYLVWPLLIIAIGWWCTRRGGKAVRPRLAVALGAIAVASFAYSVHLTQEEAGAAYFSTFTRGWELAVGGLLALVPADAWRRLPGRLAGLLAAAGLAAIAVAALAFSDETPFPGSAAALPVLGAAAVIAAGAAAQDTAGAKLLGTAPMRYVGRISYSWYLWHWPAVAFATVKWPDITTAQLAVVVAASWVPAALTHTLVENPVRVSRALAPVGRGLVLGLACTAAGALLGWLTWATVPTMKLADPSQAVGAAALRDSTKVQESASVLSPLPEDADADEGAVYGNGCHAGQRDTEAEGCVYGDEKSDTTVALFGDSHAAQYAPALITVAEERGWRLLILTKSACTPAKVTIYNRQYERDYTECDKWRASAVERIADEEAALVLVGNRDDQAAMRGGDKLDGDENTAALREGMSATLRELADNGADVTAFADIPYPPQDIPSCVSGATDRLTDCAFPLREGLGYEPITAQAAKGTGVPVIDLAPELCPDGTCPAVIGNVIVYRAGEHITETYMQTLTGWLDDQLPRSVR, encoded by the coding sequence ATGCACGGCCAGCAGGCCCCGGCGCTCGACGCGCAGGATCCGACCGAGCGCCGTCCCCGGCCGGACGCGCCGCGCGCCGCCGGCCCCGCCCGGGGGTTCCGCCCCGACGTCGAGGGCCTGCGGGCCGTCGCCGTGGGCGTGGTGCTGCTGTACCACGCCGGGGTGCCGCTCGTCTCCGGCGGCTACGTCGGCGTGGACGTCTTCTTCGTCATCTCCGGCTTCCTGATCACCGGGCTGCTGGTGCGCGAGCTGGAGCGCAGCGGACGGATCTCCCTCACCGGGTTCTACGCCCGCCGCGCCCGCCGGCTGCTGCCGTCGACCGCCGTCGTGCTCGCGGCGGTCGCGCTGCTGGCGTGGCTGCTGATGTCGCCGGTGGAACGCAAGACGGTCGCGAAGGACCTGGCCGCCGCCGCGCTGTACGTCGTCAACTGGCAGCAGGCGTCGCTCGCCGTCGACTACTCCGCGCTCGGCGCCGACGCCAGCCCCGTGCAGCACTTCTGGTCGCTGGCGGTGGAGGAGCAGTTCTACCTGGTCTGGCCGCTGCTGATCATCGCCATCGGCTGGTGGTGCACGCGCCGCGGCGGCAAGGCGGTGCGCCCGCGGCTGGCCGTCGCCCTCGGCGCCATCGCCGTGGCCTCGTTCGCGTACTCGGTCCACCTCACGCAGGAGGAGGCCGGCGCCGCGTACTTCTCCACCTTCACCCGCGGCTGGGAACTCGCCGTCGGCGGGCTGCTCGCGCTGGTGCCCGCGGACGCCTGGCGGCGGCTGCCGGGCCGGCTCGCGGGCCTGCTGGCCGCCGCGGGGCTCGCGGCCATCGCGGTGGCCGCCCTCGCCTTCTCCGACGAGACCCCCTTCCCCGGCTCCGCCGCCGCGCTGCCCGTGCTCGGTGCGGCGGCGGTCATCGCCGCGGGCGCCGCGGCGCAGGACACGGCGGGCGCGAAGCTGCTGGGCACCGCGCCGATGCGGTACGTGGGGCGCATCTCGTACTCCTGGTACCTGTGGCACTGGCCGGCCGTCGCCTTCGCCACCGTCAAGTGGCCCGACATCACCACCGCCCAACTCGCGGTCGTCGTCGCGGCGAGCTGGGTGCCCGCCGCGCTCACCCACACGCTGGTGGAGAACCCGGTGCGGGTCTCGCGGGCGCTGGCGCCGGTGGGCCGCGGCCTCGTCCTGGGCCTCGCCTGCACCGCCGCCGGCGCGCTGCTGGGCTGGCTGACCTGGGCCACCGTGCCGACGATGAAGCTCGCCGACCCCTCGCAGGCCGTCGGCGCCGCCGCGCTGCGGGACTCCACGAAGGTCCAGGAGTCCGCCTCCGTGCTCAGCCCGCTGCCCGAGGACGCCGACGCCGACGAGGGCGCCGTGTACGGCAACGGCTGCCACGCCGGGCAGCGCGACACCGAGGCCGAGGGCTGCGTCTACGGCGACGAGAAGTCGGACACCACCGTGGCCCTCTTCGGCGACTCGCACGCCGCGCAGTACGCCCCGGCGCTGATCACCGTCGCCGAGGAGCGCGGCTGGCGGCTGCTGATCCTCACCAAGTCCGCCTGCACGCCCGCCAAGGTCACCATCTACAACCGGCAGTACGAGCGCGACTACACCGAGTGCGACAAGTGGCGCGCCTCCGCCGTCGAGCGCATCGCCGACGAGGAGGCCGCACTCGTGCTCGTCGGCAACCGCGACGACCAGGCGGCCATGCGCGGCGGCGACAAGCTCGACGGCGACGAGAACACCGCCGCGCTGCGCGAGGGGATGTCCGCCACCCTGCGCGAGCTGGCGGACAACGGGGCGGACGTCACGGCGTTCGCCGACATCCCGTACCCGCCGCAGGACATACCCTCGTGCGTGTCGGGAGCCACCGACCGGCTCACCGACTGCGCCTTCCCGCTGCGCGAAGGGCTGGGGTACGAGCCGATCACCGCGCAGGCGGCGAAGGGGACCGGGGTCCCCGTCATCGACCTCGCGCCCGAGCTGTGCCCGGACGGGACCTGCCCGGCCGTCATCGGCAACGTGATCGTCTACCGGGCCGGCGAGCACATCACCGAGACGTACATGCAGACGCTCACGGGCTGGCTGGACGACCAGTTGCCCAGGAGCGTCCGATGA
- a CDS encoding UDP-glucose/GDP-mannose dehydrogenase family protein, which produces MSLRITVIGTGYLGATHAAAMAELGFEVLGLDVVKEKVELLSAGRVPMYEPGLEDLLRKHVAGVEGASGRLRFTTDWDELAAFGDVHFVCVNTPQKHGEYGCDMSFVDAAIDTLAPRLDRPCLVVGKSTVPVGSAARLARRLAELAPVGEQAELAWNPEFLREGFAVEDTLRPDRIVVGVAGERAEELLREVYAGPVGAGTPFVVADYPTAELVKTSANAFLATKISFINAMAEICEAAGGDVVKLAEAIGYDERIGRKFLRAGIGFGGGCLPKDIRAFMARAGELGVDQALTFLREVDSINMRRRAHMVELARDACDGSFLGRRIAVLGATFKPDSDDVRDSPALNVAGQIHLQGGQVTVYDPKGADNARREFPTLRYADSAEDAVRGADVVLHLTEWSEFHTLDPHRLARAAATAHLIDGRNTLDPAPWRAAGWTFRAVGRPAL; this is translated from the coding sequence ATGTCGTTGAGAATCACTGTGATCGGCACCGGCTACCTCGGTGCCACGCACGCCGCCGCCATGGCGGAGCTGGGCTTCGAGGTGCTCGGCCTGGACGTGGTGAAGGAGAAGGTCGAGCTGCTGTCGGCGGGCAGGGTGCCGATGTACGAGCCGGGCCTGGAGGACCTGCTGCGCAAGCACGTCGCCGGGGTCGAGGGCGCGTCGGGGCGGCTGCGCTTCACCACGGACTGGGACGAGCTGGCCGCGTTCGGCGACGTGCACTTCGTCTGCGTGAACACGCCGCAGAAGCACGGCGAGTACGGCTGCGACATGAGCTTCGTCGACGCTGCGATCGACACCCTCGCGCCGCGCCTCGACCGCCCCTGCCTGGTGGTCGGCAAGTCGACGGTGCCGGTGGGCTCCGCGGCCCGGCTGGCGCGCCGGCTGGCCGAGCTGGCACCCGTCGGGGAGCAGGCGGAGCTGGCCTGGAACCCGGAGTTCCTGCGCGAGGGCTTCGCCGTCGAGGACACCCTGCGCCCGGACCGCATCGTCGTCGGCGTGGCCGGCGAGCGCGCCGAGGAACTGCTGCGGGAGGTGTACGCGGGCCCGGTCGGCGCCGGCACGCCGTTCGTGGTCGCGGACTACCCGACCGCCGAGCTGGTGAAGACCTCGGCCAACGCCTTCCTCGCCACGAAGATCTCGTTCATCAACGCCATGGCCGAGATCTGCGAGGCGGCGGGCGGTGACGTCGTCAAGCTGGCGGAAGCCATAGGCTACGACGAGCGGATCGGCCGGAAGTTCCTGCGCGCGGGTATCGGCTTCGGCGGCGGCTGCCTGCCCAAGGACATCCGCGCGTTCATGGCCCGCGCCGGCGAACTCGGCGTCGACCAGGCGCTGACGTTCCTCCGCGAGGTCGACTCGATCAACATGCGCCGCCGCGCGCACATGGTCGAACTCGCCCGCGACGCCTGCGACGGCTCGTTCCTGGGCCGCCGGATCGCCGTCCTGGGCGCGACGTTCAAGCCCGACTCCGACGACGTACGCGACTCCCCGGCCCTGAACGTCGCCGGGCAGATCCACCTCCAGGGCGGCCAGGTCACCGTCTACGACCCCAAGGGCGCCGACAACGCCCGCCGGGAGTTCCCCACGCTGCGCTACGCGGACTCCGCCGAGGACGCGGTCCGCGGCGCCGACGTCGTGCTGCACCTCACCGAATGGAGCGAGTTCCACACCCTCGACCCGCACCGGCTCGCCCGGGCCGCCGCCACCGCGCACCTCATCGACGGCCGGAACACGCTCGACCCGGCGCCCTGGCGCGCCGCGGGCTGGACGTTCCGCGCCGTCGGCCGTCCCGCACTCTGA
- a CDS encoding polysaccharide pyruvyl transferase family protein codes for MKNILIRSGKSPFHVATRTEVVQQDLIGTNSGNLLFSDAAHKLLLAPGTDITSNGIKTDYSAERAAQINEQYDVFVVPLANAFRPSFEASLNRLTKLIEQLTIPVVVIGVGAQVGADYDTERLQAIDPSVKRFMKAVLKRSASVGVRGELTAGYLNGLGFKDVDIIGCPSMFLYGDTFPEIRKTDAGITDASRIALNVSPDAARVGPIAAIAQRAYERFDDLAYYAQNLTDAELLLWGDTSAEKGLTPELPTAAAHGLLRDDKTRVPTDPYGWMAELREYDFAFGTRIHGNIAALLAGTPALVLCHDSRTLELCRYFGIPHEMLAGMPADVDPAELYQKADFGGLHAGHQERWDRFARFLDRNDLKNTYTHGDRGAAFEERMAGLDLPPSIRMWDGSDDGAYGYRFAWLHERAEIARKRLDAAVRRDTELKERNEELTAQVERLEKQLAALERRVAAVDKRPMARLGGVLRGRGGRG; via the coding sequence ATGAAGAACATCCTCATCCGCTCCGGCAAGAGCCCTTTCCACGTCGCGACGCGGACCGAGGTCGTGCAGCAGGACCTCATCGGCACCAACTCCGGGAACCTGCTGTTCAGTGACGCCGCCCACAAGCTGCTCCTGGCTCCCGGCACCGACATCACCTCCAACGGCATCAAGACGGACTACTCCGCCGAGCGCGCGGCCCAGATAAACGAGCAGTACGACGTCTTCGTCGTCCCGCTCGCCAACGCCTTCCGCCCGTCGTTCGAGGCGTCGCTGAACCGGCTCACCAAGCTGATCGAGCAACTGACCATCCCCGTCGTCGTCATCGGCGTCGGCGCCCAGGTCGGCGCGGACTACGACACCGAGCGGCTGCAGGCGATCGACCCGTCGGTCAAGCGGTTCATGAAGGCGGTGCTCAAGCGGTCCGCGTCGGTGGGCGTACGCGGCGAACTGACCGCCGGCTACCTCAACGGGCTCGGCTTCAAGGACGTCGACATCATCGGCTGCCCGTCGATGTTCCTCTACGGCGACACCTTCCCGGAGATCCGCAAGACCGACGCCGGCATCACCGACGCCTCCCGTATCGCGCTCAACGTCTCGCCGGACGCCGCCCGCGTCGGCCCCATCGCGGCCATCGCGCAGCGCGCGTACGAGCGCTTCGACGACCTCGCGTACTACGCGCAGAACCTCACCGACGCCGAACTACTGCTCTGGGGCGACACCTCCGCCGAGAAGGGGCTGACCCCCGAGCTGCCGACCGCCGCCGCGCACGGCCTGCTGCGCGACGACAAGACCCGGGTGCCCACCGACCCGTACGGCTGGATGGCCGAGCTGCGCGAGTACGACTTCGCCTTCGGCACCCGCATCCACGGCAACATCGCCGCGCTGCTCGCCGGCACCCCCGCCCTGGTGCTCTGCCACGACTCGCGCACCCTCGAACTCTGCCGCTACTTCGGCATCCCGCACGAGATGCTGGCCGGCATGCCGGCCGACGTCGATCCGGCGGAGCTGTACCAGAAGGCCGACTTCGGCGGGCTGCACGCCGGCCACCAGGAGCGCTGGGACCGCTTCGCGCGCTTCCTCGACCGCAACGACCTCAAGAACACCTACACCCACGGCGACCGCGGCGCCGCCTTCGAAGAGCGCATGGCCGGCCTCGACCTGCCGCCCTCGATCCGGATGTGGGACGGCTCCGACGACGGCGCGTACGGCTACCGCTTCGCCTGGCTGCACGAGCGCGCCGAGATCGCCCGCAAGCGGCTGGACGCCGCGGTGCGCCGGGACACAGAGCTGAAGGAGCGCAACGAGGAGCTGACCGCGCAGGTCGAGCGGCTGGAGAAGCAACTCGCCGCGCTGGAGCGGCGCGTCGCCGCCGTGGACAAGCGGCCGATGGCCCGGCTCGGCGGGGTCCTCAGGGGCCGGGGCGGGCGGGGCTGA